DNA sequence from the Paraburkholderia azotifigens genome:
GCCGACATCGTGCTCGCGCAGCTCGAAGTGCCGTACGAGACCGTGCTGCACGCGGCGCGCCGCGCCAGGGAGCGCAATAAGCCGTTCTTCCTGAATCCCGCGCCCGCCGTCGCGCTCAGCGCCGAACTTCTCGATCTCGTCACGCTGCTCACGCCCAACCAGCACGAACTTGCGACCGCGTTGCAGACAACGGAAGAGCACTGGGCGGACGAACTCGCGCGTCGCCCTGCGGGCATTGCAATGACGGCCGGACAGGACGGCGTGTACTACGCGGATGAACACCGCAAGCTCGTGCACGCAGCGGGCTGCACGGTCAGCGCGGTCGACACGACGGGCGCAGGCGACACGTTCAACGGCGCGCTCGCCGCCTTCTGGCACCTCGGGATAGATGCAGCCGTGCGCCGCGCGAACGCTGCCGCCGCGCTGTCGGTCACGCGAGCAGGCGCGCAGGGCGGCATGCCGACGCTCGCCGAACTGGACAACTTTCTCGAGGCTCAAGCATGAAGAAGCAGGGACATCTGAATCGCGACATCGCGCGCGTGCTGGCGTCGATGGGCCACACCGACT
Encoded proteins:
- the rbsK gene encoding ribokinase; this encodes MARVVVVGSINMDMVVVTDTFPRLGETLFGTGFSTSPGGKGANQAVAAARLGAQVTMIGRVGADAFGEQMKATLVREGVDVSHVTTDRQATGIASITLTGGDNAIVVVPGANYALSSEDIDRAAEAFDQADIVLAQLEVPYETVLHAARRARERNKPFFLNPAPAVALSAELLDLVTLLTPNQHELATALQTTEEHWADELARRPAGIAMTAGQDGVYYADEHRKLVHAAGCTVSAVDTTGAGDTFNGALAAFWHLGIDAAVRRANAAAALSVTRAGAQGGMPTLAELDNFLEAQA